From Strigops habroptila isolate Jane chromosome 1, bStrHab1.2.pri, whole genome shotgun sequence, a single genomic window includes:
- the HGH1 gene encoding protein HGH1 homolog isoform X1, whose amino-acid sequence MAAATAEQEQEEAAAALAALLGPAAGGAARAGAAGAALSLSGSAAGRRLLAGRPALLAALLRLAAEPGPGPARAARCCLLNVSAEPAARGALLPALPSLLPLLPDGPLCGLLANLSRERGAARAVLRALGPRWDALLQALARPRPPPELGPLLCNLSQVPEGRRGLLDRSRCSVQRLLPFTQYRDSAELRRGIVGALRNCCFEHEHHEWLLSEAVDILPFLLLPLAGPEELPQEDMERLPPDLQYLPPDKQREEEPDIRRMLLEAVMLLTATGPGRRLVRDMGTYVVLRELHGWEQHPGVRAACERLLQVVIGDEPPPGMENLLEVTIPPDVEQQLQCQDREEEEQRWWEPEQEPEGSSHEGPSR is encoded by the exons ATGGCGGCCGCCACGgcggagcaggagcaggaggaggccgCGGCGGCGCTGGCGGCGCTGCTGGGCCCTGCcgcgggcggcgcggcgcgggcggGCGCGGCCGGGGCGGCGCTGTCGCTGTCGGGGtcggcggcggggcggcggctgCTGGCGGGGCGGCCCGCGCTGCTGGCGGCGCTGCTGCGGCTGGCGGCGGAGCCGGGCCCGGGGCCGGCCCGCGCGGCGCGGTGCTGCCTGCTCAACGTGTCGGCCGAGCCCGCGGCCCGCGGGGCGCTGCTGCCCGCGCTGCCCtcgctgctgccgctgctgccgGACGGGCCGCTCTGCGGGCTCCTGGCCAACCTCAGCCGCGAgcggggcgcggcgcgggcCGTGCTGCGGGCGCTCGGGCCCCGCTGGGACGCGCTGCTCCAGGCGCTCGCTcggccccggccgccgccggAGCTCGGGCCGCTGCTCTGCAACCTCAGCCAGGTCCCCGAGGGGCGCCGCGGGCTCCTGGACCGCTCCCG GTGCTCGGTGCAGCGGCTCCTGCCCTTCACGCAGTACCGAGACTCCGCCGAGCTCCGCCGCGGCATCGTGGGCGCGCTCCGGAACTGCTGCTTCGAGCACG AGCACCACGAGTGGCTGCTGAGCGAGGCCGTGGACATCCTGcccttcctgctcctgcccctcgCCGGCCCCGAGGAGCTCCCTCAGGAGGACATGGAGC ggctgccccCGGACCTGCAGTACCTACCCCCGGACAAGCAGCGCGAGGAGGAGCCCGACAtcaggaggatgctgctggaggCCGTCATGTTG CTCACGGCCACGGGGCCCGGGCGGCGCCTGGTGCGGGACATGGGCACGTACGTGGTGCTGCGGGAGCTGCACGGCTGGGAGCAGCACCCCGGGGTGCGGGCGGCCTGCGAGCGCCTGCTGCAG GTGGTGATCGGGGACGAGCCTCCCCCGGGCATGGAGAACCTGCTGGAGGTGACCATCCCGCCGGAcgtggagcagcagctccagtgccaggaccgggaggaagaggagcagcgATGGTGGGAGCCGGAGCAGGAGCCGGAAGGCTCGAGCCACGAGGGACCCTCCCGGTGA
- the HGH1 gene encoding protein HGH1 homolog isoform X2, with amino-acid sequence MAAATAEQEQEEAAAALAALLGPAAGGAARAGAAGAALSLSGSAAGRRLLAGRPALLAALLRLAAEPGPGPARAARCCLLNVSAEPAARGALLPALPSLLPLLPDGPLCGLLANLSRERGAARAVLRALGPRWDALLQALARPRPPPELGPLLCNLSQVPEGRRGLLDRSRCSVQRLLPFTQYRDSAELRRGIVGALRNCCFEHEHHEWLLSEAVDILPFLLLPLAGPEELPQEDMERLPPDLQYLPPDKQREEEPDIRRMLLEAVMLVVIGDEPPPGMENLLEVTIPPDVEQQLQCQDREEEEQRWWEPEQEPEGSSHEGPSR; translated from the exons ATGGCGGCCGCCACGgcggagcaggagcaggaggaggccgCGGCGGCGCTGGCGGCGCTGCTGGGCCCTGCcgcgggcggcgcggcgcgggcggGCGCGGCCGGGGCGGCGCTGTCGCTGTCGGGGtcggcggcggggcggcggctgCTGGCGGGGCGGCCCGCGCTGCTGGCGGCGCTGCTGCGGCTGGCGGCGGAGCCGGGCCCGGGGCCGGCCCGCGCGGCGCGGTGCTGCCTGCTCAACGTGTCGGCCGAGCCCGCGGCCCGCGGGGCGCTGCTGCCCGCGCTGCCCtcgctgctgccgctgctgccgGACGGGCCGCTCTGCGGGCTCCTGGCCAACCTCAGCCGCGAgcggggcgcggcgcgggcCGTGCTGCGGGCGCTCGGGCCCCGCTGGGACGCGCTGCTCCAGGCGCTCGCTcggccccggccgccgccggAGCTCGGGCCGCTGCTCTGCAACCTCAGCCAGGTCCCCGAGGGGCGCCGCGGGCTCCTGGACCGCTCCCG GTGCTCGGTGCAGCGGCTCCTGCCCTTCACGCAGTACCGAGACTCCGCCGAGCTCCGCCGCGGCATCGTGGGCGCGCTCCGGAACTGCTGCTTCGAGCACG AGCACCACGAGTGGCTGCTGAGCGAGGCCGTGGACATCCTGcccttcctgctcctgcccctcgCCGGCCCCGAGGAGCTCCCTCAGGAGGACATGGAGC ggctgccccCGGACCTGCAGTACCTACCCCCGGACAAGCAGCGCGAGGAGGAGCCCGACAtcaggaggatgctgctggaggCCGTCATGTTG GTGGTGATCGGGGACGAGCCTCCCCCGGGCATGGAGAACCTGCTGGAGGTGACCATCCCGCCGGAcgtggagcagcagctccagtgccaggaccgggaggaagaggagcagcgATGGTGGGAGCCGGAGCAGGAGCCGGAAGGCTCGAGCCACGAGGGACCCTCCCGGTGA